One [Clostridium] saccharolyticum WM1 DNA segment encodes these proteins:
- a CDS encoding class I SAM-dependent methyltransferase: MRDKICIVCGRPLGEKPLMFLGDMPASAQDIPVRDELEEEHGITLSLHQCKSCGLVQFDCEPVAYYKDVIRSGGFTTTMVNLRRGQYRHFIETYHLEGKKLIEAGCGQGEFLSVLSEFPVKAYGIENRESLVRLAREKGLTVWKQFAKEGEVLAPDDGSASGPYDGFLSFNFLEHQPDPVGMLRCIADNLSVDGVGLITVPSLEYILQYDGYYELIRDHLAYYTFDTLGYAVEKAGFEVLEKEMVNRDTLSVIVRKRKQTSRPAKAAGPQTAVDISGLKESLDTIGREMEELAEELHGRGKKLAIWGASHQGFTLASTTAIGRFARYIIDSAPFKQGKFAPSSHLPIVSPDHFPADPVDAILIVAPGYTDEIAGIIKEKFGRNVEILALKSNHLERI; encoded by the coding sequence ATGAGAGATAAGATTTGTATTGTGTGCGGCCGGCCTCTTGGGGAGAAACCGTTGATGTTTCTTGGGGATATGCCTGCTTCGGCACAGGATATCCCGGTCAGGGATGAGCTGGAGGAGGAGCATGGAATCACCCTTTCTCTCCATCAGTGTAAGTCTTGCGGCCTGGTGCAGTTTGACTGTGAACCTGTGGCATACTACAAGGATGTGATCCGGTCCGGCGGATTTACCACCACCATGGTAAATTTAAGAAGAGGCCAGTATCGGCATTTTATTGAAACATATCATCTGGAGGGGAAGAAGCTGATCGAAGCCGGATGCGGCCAGGGAGAGTTTCTTTCCGTGCTGTCAGAATTTCCGGTTAAAGCATACGGAATTGAAAACAGAGAAAGCCTGGTCCGGCTTGCCAGGGAAAAGGGCCTTACGGTCTGGAAGCAGTTTGCAAAAGAAGGAGAAGTCCTGGCACCGGATGACGGCAGTGCAAGCGGACCCTATGACGGATTTTTGTCCTTTAATTTTTTGGAGCACCAACCGGATCCGGTGGGAATGCTCCGGTGTATTGCGGATAATTTATCAGTGGATGGCGTGGGCTTAATTACGGTACCTAGCCTGGAATATATCCTTCAGTATGATGGGTATTATGAACTGATCCGGGACCATCTTGCCTATTATACCTTTGATACCCTTGGTTATGCGGTGGAAAAGGCCGGCTTTGAGGTACTGGAAAAGGAAATGGTAAACCGGGATACCCTTTCAGTCATTGTCAGGAAAAGAAAGCAAACCAGCCGGCCGGCGAAAGCTGCCGGTCCGCAGACAGCCGTTGATATATCCGGCCTTAAAGAAAGCCTGGATACCATTGGCCGGGAGATGGAGGAGCTGGCAGAGGAACTTCACGGCCGGGGGAAAAAACTGGCCATATGGGGAGCCAGCCATCAGGGCTTTACCCTGGCGTCTACCACGGCCATAGGCCGGTTCGCAAGGTATATAATAGATTCTGCTCCCTTTAAGCAGGGCAAATTCGCACCGTCTTCTCATCTTCCCATAGTCTCCCCGGATCATTTTCCTGCGGATCCGGTGGATGCCATTTTAATTGTGGCTCCCGGCTATACGGATGAGATTGCGGGTATCATAAAGGAAAAATTTGGCCGGAATGTGGAAATTCTGGCGTTAAAATCCAATCATTTGGAAAGGATATAA
- a CDS encoding NAD-dependent epimerase/dehydratase family protein — MNVVVTGATSFLGRALVDRLLKEKHQVFAVVRPGSRNVESLGLKRPGLIRIERNLEDLHELVQVIHEPCQSFYHFGWDGSGSENRMKREVQQKNVEDSLKALEGARRLGCRRFLFSGSQAEYGIHKEAMTEGSECRPVSEYGRAKLDFLERARSMTESWRKTGISEMEYIHSRIFSIYGPGDHPWSLVESCLKAFGAGEYISLGECTQIWNFLYLDDCIRALILLMEQEKGSVSGVYNVAAPEGENRPLKDYIRTMYEVLGSHGSYSFGRRKPNAEGPANLIPDIKKLEKTTGWQPFVSFQEGIRKTYEAEG; from the coding sequence TTGAATGTTGTTGTAACAGGGGCCACCAGCTTTCTTGGGAGAGCATTGGTAGACCGGCTTTTAAAGGAGAAACATCAGGTATTTGCCGTGGTACGGCCCGGATCCAGGAATGTGGAAAGCCTTGGGCTTAAGCGGCCGGGTCTTATACGGATTGAGCGGAATTTAGAAGATCTTCATGAGCTTGTCCAGGTGATCCATGAGCCATGTCAGTCATTTTATCATTTTGGCTGGGATGGCTCGGGGAGTGAGAACCGGATGAAGCGAGAGGTGCAGCAAAAGAACGTGGAGGATTCCTTAAAGGCTTTGGAAGGCGCCAGACGCCTTGGCTGCCGGCGATTTCTTTTCAGCGGATCTCAGGCGGAATACGGAATTCATAAAGAAGCCATGACAGAAGGATCTGAGTGCAGGCCTGTTTCCGAATATGGCAGGGCAAAGCTGGATTTTTTAGAAAGAGCAAGGTCAATGACAGAGAGCTGGAGAAAAACAGGCATATCAGAGATGGAATACATTCATTCCAGGATATTCAGCATATACGGGCCAGGAGATCATCCCTGGTCTCTGGTGGAAAGCTGCCTTAAGGCATTTGGTGCTGGTGAGTATATTTCCCTGGGAGAGTGTACGCAAATATGGAATTTTTTATATCTCGATGACTGCATCCGGGCGCTGATTCTTTTGATGGAACAGGAGAAAGGATCAGTTTCCGGAGTTTATAATGTGGCAGCTCCGGAAGGGGAGAACCGTCCGTTAAAGGATTATATCCGGACCATGTATGAGGTTTTAGGTTCTCACGGAAGCTACAGCTTCGGCAGAAGGAAGCCTAATGCAGAGGGACCGGCAAATCTTATTCCTGACATAAAAAAACTGGAAAAGACAACCGGATGGCAGCCCTTTGTGAGTTTTCAGGAGGGGATCCGGAAGACTTATGAGGCAGAAGGTTGA